A region from the Bradyrhizobium sp. CCBAU 53340 genome encodes:
- a CDS encoding nodulation protein NolU, with amino-acid sequence MSATMTSNEPNHLLNQHSGRPRELAAIIHPSRFAERLDASLAASTVLQLQKTPRLQERLVELLLGSELVLKGSSWGRGALLGHDPHRAALLAGGIWHARSVLKLVSKHDLAPLIGNIGAEAHAFAIRHVSSAVETQLIVDPEQLSQRIAHDGYACLGAFLKRASELDRTRVLLCLPVGTAAESPAAEHHKAAGQLMSLVMTHLAAETRPA; translated from the coding sequence ATGTCCGCAACGATGACATCCAACGAACCAAATCATTTGCTCAACCAACATTCCGGTCGGCCGCGGGAGCTTGCTGCGATAATCCATCCAAGCCGTTTTGCTGAACGTCTTGATGCGTCGCTGGCGGCGTCTACAGTGCTGCAACTGCAGAAAACTCCCAGACTACAGGAAAGACTAGTCGAACTGCTCCTAGGCAGTGAACTGGTCTTGAAGGGAAGTAGCTGGGGAAGGGGCGCTTTGCTTGGGCATGATCCGCATCGTGCGGCATTGCTCGCTGGCGGCATTTGGCATGCCCGTTCGGTACTGAAGCTGGTGTCAAAGCATGATCTTGCTCCACTGATCGGAAATATTGGTGCGGAAGCACATGCTTTCGCTATCCGACATGTATCCAGCGCCGTCGAAACCCAATTGATTGTCGATCCGGAGCAACTTTCGCAGCGGATTGCACATGACGGATATGCCTGCCTTGGCGCTTTCCTCAAGCGAGCCTCAGAACTCGACCGTACGCGCGTGCTTCTCTGCTTGCCTGTCGGGACTGCCGCGGAGAGTCCAGCCGCCGAACATCACAAAGCCGCGGGCCAATTGATGTCTTTGGTGATGACCCATTTGGCCGCAGAGACACGGCCGGCATGA